In Odocoileus virginianus isolate 20LAN1187 ecotype Illinois chromosome 5, Ovbor_1.2, whole genome shotgun sequence, a single window of DNA contains:
- the NTRK1 gene encoding high affinity nerve growth factor receptor: MLRGGRGGQPGGHLRATGPGSLLAWLMLASAGAASCPDVCCPHGPSGLRCTRPGTLDNLRHLPGAENLTELYIENQQHLQQLKLSDLRGLGELRKLTIVKSGLRFVAPDAFHFTPRLGRLNLSFNALESLSWKTVQGLSLQELVLSGNPLRCSCALLWLRRWEEEGRGGIREQKLLCPGQGPLAVISNASCGEPTLKIQMSNASVEVGADVLLQCQVEGQDLEQADWILTELEGSATVMKSGSLPSLGLTLANVTSDLNRKNVTCWAENDVGRAEVSVQVNVSFPASVHLQNAVEQHHWCIPFSVDGQPAPSLRWLFNGSVLNETSFIFTEFLELAANETVRHGCLRLNQPTHVNNGNYTLLATNPLGQAAAWVMAAFMDNPFEFNPEDPIPVSFSPVDTNSTSGDPVEKDETSFGVSMAVGLAVFACLFLSTTFLVLNKCGRRNKFGINRPAVLAPEDGLAMSLHFMTLGGSSLSPTEGKGSGLQGHIIENPQYFSDACVHHIKRRDIVLKWELGEGAFGKVFLAECHNLLPEKDKMLVAVKALKEVSESARQDFQREAELLTMLQHQHIVRFFGVCTEGRPLLMVFEYMRHGDLNRFLRSHGPDAKLLAGGEDVAPGPLGLGQLLAVASQVAAGMVYLAGLHFVHRDLATRNCLVGQGLVVKIGDFGMSRDIYSTDYYRVGGRTMLPIRWMPPESILYRKFTTESDVWSFGVVLWEIFTYGKQPWYQLSNTEAIECITQGRELERPRACPPEVYAIMRGCWQREPQQRHSIKDVHARLQALAQAPPVYLDVLG; this comes from the exons ATGCTGCGAGGCGGACGGGGCGGGCAACCTGGCGGGCACCTCCGGGCTACGGGGCCGGGAAGCCTGCTGGCCTGGTTGATGCTGGCATCTGCGGGCGCTGCATCCTGCCCCGATGTCTGCTGCCCCCACGGCCCTTCGGGGCTGCGCTGCACCCGGCCGGGGACCCTGGATAACCTCCGCCACCTGCCAGGCGCCGAGAACCTGACGGAGCT cTACATCGAGAACCAGCAGCATCTGCAGCAGCTGAAGCTCAGTGACCTGAGGGGCCTGGGGGAGCTGAGGAAACT CACCATCGTGAAGAGTGGTCTCCGTTTTGTGGCGCCAGATGCCTTCCATTTCACTCCGCGGCTCGGTCGACT GAATCTCTCCTTCAACGCTCTGGAGTCTCTCTCCTGGAAAACGGTCCAGGGCCTCTCCTTACAGGAACT AGTCCTGTCGGGGAACCCCCTGCGCTGCTCCTGTGCCCTGCTCTGGCTGCGgcgctgggaggaggaggggcggggaggcaTTCGGGAGCAGAAGCTGCTGTGTCCCGGGCAGGGGCCCCTTGCCGTCATCTCCAACGCCAGCTGTG GTGAGCCCACGCTGAAGATCCAGATGTCCAATGCCTCCGTGGAGGTGGGGGCCGACGTGTTGCTGCAGTGCCAGGTGGAGGGGCAGGACTTGGAGCAGGCTGACTGGATCCTCACGGAGCTGGAGGGGTCAGCCACGGTGATG AAATCTGGGAGTCTGCCGTCCTTGGGGCTGACCCTGGCCAATGTCACCAGTGACCTCAATAGGAAGAACGTGACGTGCTGGGCGGAGAACGACGTGGGCCGGGCTGAAGTCTCCGTCCAAGTCAATGTCTCCT TCCCGGCCAGCGTGCATCTGCAAAACGCCGTGGAGCAGCACCACTGGTGCATCCCCTTCTCGGTGGATGGGCAGCCAGCGCCCTCTCTGCGCTGGCTCTTCAATGGCTCTGTGCTCAACGAGACCAGCTTCATCTTCACCGAGTTCCTGGAGCTGGCAGCCAACGAGACGGTGCGCCACGGCTGCCTGCGCCTCAACCAGCCCACCCACGTCAACAACGGCAACTACACGCTGCTGGCGACCAACCCCTTGGGCCAGGCTGCCGCGTGGGTCATGGCCGCCTTCATGGACAACCCTTTCGAATTCAACCCTGAGGACCCCATTCCTG TCTCCTTCTCGCCAGTGG ACACCAACAGCACTTCCGGAGACCCAGTGGAGAAGGATGAGACTTCTTTTGGG GTCTCGATGGCTGTGGGCCTAGCCGTTTTTGCCTGCCTCTTCCTTTCTACAACATTTCTTGTGCTCAACAAATGTGGACGCAGGAACAAGTTTGGGATCAACC GCCCCGCTGTGCTGGCTCCGGAGGATGGATTGGCCATGTCCCTGCATTTCATGACTCTGGGTGGCAGCTCCTTGTCTCCCACCGAGGGCAAAGGCTCTGGGCTCCAAGGCCACATCATTGAGAACCCACAATACTTCAGTGATGCCT gtgttCATCACATCAAGCGCCGAGATATCGTGCTCAAGTGGGAGCTGGGTGAGGGTGCCTTTGGGAAGGTCTTCCTTGCTGAGTGCCACAACCTGCTGCCCGAGAAGGACAAGATGCTAGTGGCCGTCAAG GCGCTGAAGGAGGTGTCCGAGAGCGCCCGGCAGGACTTCCAGCGCGAGGCTGAGCTGCTCACCATGCTTCAGCACCAGCATATTGTGCGCTTCTTCGGCGTCTGCACTGAGGGCCGCCCGCTGCTCATGGTCTTTGAATACATGCGGCACGGTGACCTCAACCGCTTCCTCCG GTCCCATGGGCCTGATGCCAAGCTGCTGGCTGGCGGGGAGGACGTGGCTCCGGGACCCCTGGGCCTGGGGCAGCTGCTGGCCGTGGCTAGCCAGGTTGCTGCGGGAATGGTGTACCTGGCAGGTCTGCACTTCGTGCATCGGGACCTGGCCACACGCAACTGCCTGGTGGGTCAGGGACTAGTGGTTAAGATCGGCGATTTCGGCATGAGCCGGGATATCTACAGCACCGACTACTACCGC GTGGGAGGCCGCACGATGCTGCCCATTCGCTGGATGCCGCCCGAGAGCATCCTCTACCGCAAGTTCACCACCGAGAGCGACGTGTGGAGCTTCGGCGTGGTGCTCTGGGAGATCTTCACCTACGGCAAGCAACCCTGGTACCAGCTCTCCAACACCGAG GCGATCGAGTGCATCACGCAGGGACGTGAGCTGGAGCGGCCGCGTGCCTGCCCACCGGAGGTCTACGCCATTATGCGGGGCTGCTGGCAGCGGGAGCCCCAACAACGCCACAGCATCAAGGATGTGCATGCCCGGCTGCAAGCCCTGGCCCAGGCGCCTCCTGTCTACTTGGATGTGCTGGGCTAG